The following proteins are encoded in a genomic region of Dokdonia donghaensis DSW-1:
- the gldE gene encoding gliding motility-associated protein GldE, giving the protein MDPDPEPLLILLLALDTSSILSLVALVILLTCSALISGAEVAFFSLSPSDLLETEELVADRKMMVVKKLLTKPKKLLATILVANNAINIAIVLLFASLGEVIFANITAEILTIPVRFLLEVVLITFLILLFGEILPKVYANRNNKKFAALMAYPLRFLDMLFTPLSSPMRLATLWIQNKLGEQKSSFNVDQLSQALELTSEEDTTTEEQKILKGIVSFGNTDTKQVMRPRMDVFALNKDDDYQKVLKEITENGFSRIPVFSESVDTIVGILYVKDLLPHLTKKDFDWTKLIREPYFVPENKKLDDLLAEFKEKKNHLAIVVDEYGGTSGLISLEDIIEEIVGDISDEFDDENIIYSKLDDYNWIFDGKTSLKDFYRIIKLEDTTIFENKKGEAETIAGFVLEVSGAFPRKNEVIKYDTYAFTVEALDKKRIKQIKFTITS; this is encoded by the coding sequence TTGGATCCCGATCCCGAACCCTTACTTATACTTTTACTCGCCCTTGACACCTCAAGTATTTTGAGTCTTGTGGCACTTGTTATACTGCTTACGTGCTCTGCGCTTATAAGCGGTGCAGAAGTAGCTTTTTTTTCTCTATCACCTAGTGACTTACTAGAAACCGAAGAGCTCGTTGCAGACCGCAAGATGATGGTGGTAAAAAAATTACTCACCAAACCAAAAAAACTACTAGCAACCATACTTGTAGCAAACAATGCTATAAATATTGCTATTGTCCTCCTATTTGCCAGCCTAGGTGAAGTCATATTTGCAAATATTACAGCAGAGATTCTTACCATCCCTGTGCGCTTCTTACTGGAAGTGGTCCTTATCACGTTTTTGATATTACTTTTTGGTGAGATTTTACCTAAGGTGTATGCAAACAGAAACAACAAGAAATTTGCAGCACTTATGGCATACCCGCTGCGTTTTTTAGATATGCTATTTACACCCCTGAGCAGTCCTATGCGCCTTGCCACATTGTGGATTCAAAATAAGCTAGGCGAACAAAAATCTAGTTTTAATGTAGATCAGTTATCGCAGGCACTAGAGCTTACTAGTGAAGAAGATACCACCACAGAAGAACAAAAGATTTTAAAAGGCATTGTATCTTTTGGTAATACAGATACAAAACAGGTAATGCGACCACGTATGGATGTCTTTGCCCTTAATAAAGATGATGATTATCAAAAAGTACTTAAAGAAATTACAGAAAATGGTTTCTCCCGCATCCCCGTGTTTTCTGAGAGTGTAGATACTATAGTAGGTATTCTCTATGTAAAAGATTTACTACCACATCTTACTAAAAAAGACTTTGACTGGACAAAACTTATACGCGAGCCTTACTTTGTGCCAGAAAATAAAAAGCTAGATGACTTACTCGCAGAGTTTAAAGAAAAGAAAAACCACCTAGCCATCGTAGTAGATGAGTATGGTGGTACTAGCGGGCTTATCTCTCTAGAAGATATTATAGAAGAAATCGTGGGAGACATCTCGGACGAGTTTGATGATGAAAATATTATCTATTCTAAACTTGATGATTATAACTGGATCTTTGATGGGAAGACATCGCTCAAGGATTTTTATCGCATCATAAAACTAGAAGACACCACTATCTTTGAAAACAAGAAAGGTGAAGCCGAAACCATTGCTGGTTTTGTACTAGAGGTCTCTGGAGCGTTTCCTCGTAAAAATGAGGTAATAAAGTATGACACCTATGCGTTTACTGTGGAGGCTCTAGATAAAAAGCGCATCAAGCAAATTAAATTTACCATTACATCTTGA
- a CDS encoding single-stranded DNA-binding protein: protein MAGTINKVILIGHTGDDVKMNYFEGGNCIGRFPLATNEEYVNRTTGERVSNTEWHNIVVRNKAAEICEKYLKKGDKVYVEGRLKTRKWTDDKGMDRYSTEIQCQEFTFLTPKGESQGQGQQAQQPRQAAQPAQPKAQPYNTNQPSQPAQPTTDTSDVDDLPF from the coding sequence ATGGCAGGAACTATCAATAAAGTGATCCTTATAGGTCACACCGGAGATGATGTAAAGATGAATTACTTTGAAGGAGGTAATTGTATAGGAAGATTTCCTCTAGCGACTAACGAGGAGTATGTAAACCGTACCACGGGAGAGCGCGTAAGTAATACGGAGTGGCACAACATTGTTGTGCGTAATAAAGCTGCCGAAATTTGTGAGAAATATCTGAAAAAAGGTGACAAAGTATATGTAGAAGGTCGCCTTAAAACTCGCAAGTGGACAGATGATAAAGGTATGGACCGCTACTCTACAGAGATACAGTGTCAAGAGTTTACCTTCTTAACACCTAAAGGCGAGAGTCAAGGGCAAGGGCAGCAAGCCCAGCAACCTAGACAAGCTGCTCAACCAGCACAGCCTAAAGCGCAACCTTATAATACAAATCAACCTTCTCAACCTGCGCAACCTACTACAGACACCAGTGATGTAGATGATTTGCCATTTTAA
- the pckA gene encoding phosphoenolpyruvate carboxykinase (ATP), which yields MVADSLASKTLSLEKIGIKNAKINYQLSPEKLHQIAVENDMGKTASSGALAVNTGKFTGRSPMDRFIVRDAKTEDKVWWGDINLPFGEEAFAKLKTKVANYLSEKEIYVRDSYACADKDYKLNIRVVNEYPWSNMFAYNMFLRPTEEELKGFDPEWTILNAPGFLADPAVDGTRQSNFAILSFTEKTIIIGGTGYTGEIKKGIFSALNFILPVEKETLPMHCSANVGDNGETAIFFGLSGTGKTTLSADPERKLIGDDEHGWTKENIIFNFEGGCYAKVINLSAENEPDIYNAIKPGAILENVILDEQGNVAFEDTSITQNTRVSYPIDHIENIQVPSLGKNPKNIFFLTADAFGVLPPISKLTPGQAAYHFISGYTAKVAGTEAGVNEPVPSFSACFGAPFMPLHPTKYAEMLSKKMTEAGVNVWLINTGWTGGPYGVGSRMKLKYTRAMIKAAMEGKLPQETTHDDYHIHSVFGLAQPRTCPGVPTEVLSPRATWNNDKGYYETANKLARSFKENFKQFEAYASEEIMNGQPPLG from the coding sequence ATGGTCGCAGATAGCTTAGCATCGAAGACACTCTCATTAGAAAAAATTGGCATAAAAAATGCCAAAATCAACTACCAACTTTCTCCCGAAAAACTACATCAAATTGCTGTAGAAAATGATATGGGTAAAACCGCATCATCTGGCGCTCTCGCTGTAAACACAGGTAAGTTTACAGGTAGATCTCCTATGGATCGTTTTATCGTAAGGGATGCAAAAACAGAAGATAAAGTCTGGTGGGGAGATATAAACCTCCCCTTTGGAGAAGAGGCGTTTGCAAAACTTAAAACAAAGGTTGCAAACTACCTCTCAGAAAAAGAAATCTACGTGCGTGACAGTTATGCGTGTGCAGATAAAGATTACAAACTCAACATACGCGTTGTAAACGAGTACCCTTGGTCTAATATGTTTGCATATAATATGTTTCTTAGACCTACAGAAGAGGAGCTTAAAGGATTTGACCCAGAGTGGACTATCTTAAACGCACCGGGCTTTCTAGCAGATCCAGCTGTAGATGGTACACGCCAGAGCAACTTTGCTATATTATCTTTTACAGAAAAAACCATTATTATAGGAGGTACAGGTTATACAGGTGAGATTAAAAAAGGAATCTTCTCTGCACTTAACTTTATACTTCCTGTAGAAAAAGAGACATTACCTATGCACTGTAGTGCAAACGTGGGTGATAACGGTGAGACCGCTATCTTTTTTGGACTTTCTGGAACAGGTAAAACCACACTCTCTGCAGACCCTGAGCGCAAGCTTATAGGTGATGATGAGCACGGATGGACTAAAGAAAACATCATCTTTAACTTTGAGGGTGGCTGTTATGCAAAAGTGATTAACCTCTCTGCCGAAAATGAACCAGATATCTACAATGCTATAAAGCCAGGAGCCATACTAGAGAATGTCATACTAGATGAGCAGGGTAATGTAGCTTTTGAAGATACATCTATCACACAAAACACACGTGTAAGTTACCCTATAGATCACATTGAGAATATACAGGTACCATCACTAGGTAAAAACCCAAAAAACATTTTCTTCCTTACGGCAGATGCCTTTGGAGTACTGCCTCCTATCTCTAAGCTTACACCAGGTCAAGCCGCATACCACTTTATAAGTGGGTATACTGCAAAGGTTGCTGGTACTGAGGCAGGAGTAAATGAGCCTGTACCCTCATTTTCGGCGTGTTTTGGAGCGCCATTTATGCCGCTTCACCCTACAAAATATGCAGAGATGCTTAGTAAGAAAATGACAGAGGCGGGAGTAAATGTATGGCTTATCAACACAGGATGGACCGGCGGACCTTACGGAGTAGGGTCACGTATGAAGTTAAAGTACACGCGTGCAATGATTAAAGCTGCGATGGAAGGGAAGTTACCACAAGAAACCACGCACGATGACTATCACATACACTCAGTTTTTGGACTAGCGCAACCACGTACGTGTCCAGGAGTACCTACAGAAGTATTGAGCCCACGCGCAACGTGGAATAATGATAAAGGTTACTATGAAACGGCAAACAAGCTTGCAAGATCTTTTAAAGAAAACTTCAAGCAGTTTGAAGCATATGCAAGTGAAGAGATTATGAATGGACAGCCACCATTAGGCTAG
- a CDS encoding AraC family transcriptional regulator, whose amino-acid sequence MILQKPTFESISPDFGTSFAYQKFDERTTNVNNVWHYHPEIELVFVNGGTGRRQVGSNVSYYTWGTLIIVGSNLPHCGFTNEDTGNSCETVIHMKPDFLGADFFNIPEMASIKRLLHVANRGIVFSGETKARVGAMMEAMEHQTDFERLVSQLNILNDLAHTEEYRILNADGFSLLSDVKDNDRINLVFNYVKTHFKEEIPLKDMADLTNLTIPSFCRFFKKITNKTFTQFVNEYRLVHASKLLAEQPLSITEVCFASGFNNFSHFNKKFKAFVGQNPSEYRKELRTVLE is encoded by the coding sequence ATGATTTTGCAAAAACCTACTTTTGAGTCTATTTCTCCAGATTTTGGAACCTCGTTTGCATACCAGAAGTTTGATGAGCGCACTACAAACGTTAATAATGTCTGGCATTATCATCCCGAGATAGAGCTCGTTTTTGTAAACGGGGGTACAGGGAGAAGGCAGGTAGGGAGTAACGTGTCTTATTATACCTGGGGAACACTTATAATAGTAGGTAGTAATTTACCTCACTGTGGTTTTACAAATGAGGATACAGGTAACAGCTGTGAGACCGTCATACATATGAAACCCGATTTTTTAGGAGCAGACTTCTTTAATATCCCAGAGATGGCCAGTATTAAAAGACTACTACACGTAGCAAATCGTGGGATTGTATTTTCTGGCGAGACAAAGGCTAGAGTAGGAGCGATGATGGAAGCAATGGAGCATCAAACAGATTTTGAACGCCTCGTATCACAACTCAACATACTTAATGACCTCGCGCATACAGAAGAGTACAGAATTCTTAATGCAGATGGCTTCTCCTTACTGTCTGATGTAAAAGATAATGACCGTATTAACCTAGTCTTTAATTATGTAAAAACCCACTTTAAAGAAGAGATACCACTAAAAGATATGGCAGATCTTACTAACCTTACCATCCCGAGTTTTTGCCGTTTCTTTAAAAAGATTACAAATAAAACCTTTACCCAGTTTGTAAATGAGTATCGCCTCGTACACGCGTCAAAATTACTAGCAGAGCAGCCCCTTAGTATTACAGAGGTATGTTTTGCCAGTGGGTTTAATAATTTCTCTCACTTTAATAAAAAATTTAAGGCCTTTGTTGGTCAAAATCCTTCAGAGTATAGAAAAGAGCTTAGAACCGTACTAGAGTAA
- the gldD gene encoding gliding motility lipoprotein GldD gives MKNTAAILILIALSISLISCGGDTLPKPKSQLSLSYPAPSYKATASDCDYNFDLNKLGIVRYKDDCSAVIDYPTINGSIFLTYRKVDNNINALLNDAQKLTYEHVRKADNIIEEKYVNETQNAYGMFYDIKGDAASQSQFYITDSTNHFLTGSIYFNARPNYDSIYPAAIYLKNDIRHLMESIEWRK, from the coding sequence TTGAAAAACACAGCAGCCATACTCATCTTAATCGCTTTAAGCATATCACTTATTTCTTGTGGAGGCGACACCTTGCCTAAGCCTAAAAGCCAGCTTAGTTTATCATACCCTGCGCCTAGTTACAAGGCTACTGCAAGCGACTGTGATTATAACTTTGACCTCAACAAACTAGGGATTGTACGCTACAAAGATGACTGTTCTGCAGTAATAGATTACCCAACCATAAACGGCAGCATCTTTTTAACCTACCGCAAGGTTGATAATAATATTAATGCACTGCTCAATGATGCCCAAAAGCTCACCTATGAGCACGTGCGTAAAGCAGATAATATTATAGAAGAAAAGTATGTAAACGAGACCCAAAACGCCTACGGGATGTTTTATGACATAAAAGGAGATGCAGCCTCACAATCTCAATTTTATATTACGGATAGTACAAATCACTTTCTTACGGGGTCTATATACTTTAATGCAAGGCCTAATTATGATAGTATATATCCCGCTGCGATATATCTCAAAAACGACATACGCCACCTTATGGAAAGTATAGAATGGCGTAAATAA
- a CDS encoding DMT family transporter — protein MPNKSLKWIYLFVLSIIWGSSFILIKKGLVGLDPLQLGALRILFSATVLLLFGWKSLKKIKKQDWKWIGITGILGTGLPVFLFAFAETEIDSAVVGILNSSVPLLAFIFGILLFGAQFIQRQFIGVLLGLVGAGALIYIGAQINEGQNYWYASLVIIAASFYALNVNIIKRHLQEVPAIAIAAGNFVFLIIPAAIILAISGFFDLPVTTDATLQQSIGYIVILSIFGTALAKVMFNKLVQMSNPVFASSVTYLMPIISVMWGLLDGEAFTMLQFIATLIILVGVYIGNSARRKA, from the coding sequence ATGCCAAACAAGTCTTTAAAATGGATATATCTCTTTGTATTATCCATTATCTGGGGTAGTTCTTTTATCCTTATTAAAAAAGGGCTTGTAGGTCTAGACCCATTGCAACTAGGAGCATTACGTATTTTATTTTCGGCAACGGTGTTATTGCTCTTTGGGTGGAAAAGTCTCAAAAAGATAAAAAAACAAGACTGGAAGTGGATAGGTATTACCGGTATACTAGGCACAGGGCTGCCCGTATTTTTATTTGCCTTTGCAGAGACAGAGATAGATAGTGCTGTGGTAGGTATTTTAAACTCTAGCGTACCCTTACTGGCATTTATTTTTGGGATACTACTCTTTGGAGCACAATTTATACAACGGCAGTTTATAGGTGTACTTTTAGGGCTTGTGGGTGCTGGGGCTCTTATTTATATAGGCGCTCAAATTAATGAAGGTCAAAATTATTGGTATGCCTCATTGGTCATTATAGCAGCCTCCTTTTATGCACTTAATGTAAATATTATAAAAAGACATTTGCAAGAAGTGCCTGCCATCGCTATTGCGGCTGGTAACTTTGTCTTTCTCATTATACCCGCGGCAATTATACTCGCTATTTCTGGTTTTTTTGATTTACCCGTTACTACAGACGCTACGCTACAGCAGTCTATAGGGTACATCGTGATTCTCTCTATATTTGGCACTGCACTAGCAAAAGTGATGTTTAACAAACTTGTGCAAATGAGCAATCCCGTCTTTGCATCTTCTGTTACCTACTTGATGCCTATTATATCTGTAATGTGGGGACTGCTAGATGGCGAGGCCTTTACAATGCTTCAGTTTATTGCCACCCTTATCATTCTTGTAGGTGTTTATATAGGTAATAGCGCCAGAAGAAAAGCATAA
- the mutY gene encoding A/G-specific adenine glycosylase, whose protein sequence is MSFSNKLITWYLEHKRDMPWRNTTHPYHIWLSEIILQQTRVAQGLPYYIAFTEAFPTVQDLAQATEEEVLKLWQGLGYYSRGRNLHASAKMIVEEMDGVFPNTYEEIKKLKGVGDYTASAIASICFNEPTAVVDGNVYRVLSRVYGIDTPINSTAGIKEFKALAQELIDENRPADFNQAIMEFGAIQCKPQNPYCLHCIYNASCVALQQNKVSELPVKLKKTKVKHKYFHYLYIKDKQEQTIIKQRTGKGIWQGLYEFPVIEELAALQEGEGDRFRESVKNHPLLQDLVINDIYRYNDTPIIHKLSHQHLHTTFWIVTVDEITDNATPVNRITELPVPVLIGNFIEKLL, encoded by the coding sequence TTGTCTTTTTCTAACAAACTCATTACTTGGTATTTAGAACACAAGCGCGATATGCCTTGGCGCAATACCACCCATCCTTACCACATCTGGCTCTCAGAAATTATTCTTCAGCAAACGCGCGTAGCGCAAGGATTACCGTATTATATTGCCTTTACAGAGGCCTTTCCTACAGTGCAAGATCTTGCTCAAGCTACAGAAGAAGAAGTTCTTAAATTATGGCAAGGTCTAGGCTACTATTCTCGTGGTCGTAACCTACACGCAAGTGCAAAAATGATTGTAGAAGAGATGGACGGTGTTTTTCCTAACACCTATGAGGAGATTAAAAAACTTAAAGGTGTGGGAGATTATACCGCCAGTGCCATTGCAAGCATATGCTTTAATGAGCCTACTGCTGTAGTAGATGGTAATGTATATAGAGTGCTATCTAGAGTATACGGGATAGACACACCTATAAATAGCACAGCCGGCATAAAAGAGTTTAAAGCACTGGCGCAGGAGCTTATAGATGAAAACCGCCCTGCAGATTTTAACCAGGCTATAATGGAGTTTGGGGCAATACAATGCAAACCTCAAAACCCCTACTGCTTGCACTGTATCTATAATGCTAGCTGTGTAGCATTACAACAAAATAAAGTGTCTGAGCTTCCTGTGAAGCTTAAGAAGACAAAGGTAAAGCACAAATATTTCCACTACCTATATATTAAAGATAAGCAAGAGCAAACTATCATAAAGCAACGCACAGGCAAAGGCATCTGGCAAGGACTGTATGAGTTTCCCGTTATAGAAGAACTCGCGGCGCTGCAAGAGGGAGAAGGAGACCGCTTTCGCGAAAGCGTAAAAAATCACCCCTTACTACAAGATCTGGTTATAAATGATATTTATAGATATAATGACACCCCTATTATACACAAACTATCACACCAGCATCTACACACCACATTCTGGATAGTAACGGTAGATGAAATTACTGATAATGCCACACCTGTAAATAGGATTACCGAACTACCCGTACCAGTGCTGATAGGGAATTTTATAGAGAAGTTACTCTAG
- a CDS encoding HU family DNA-binding protein: MTKADIVAKVSEKLGIEKNDVQATIESFMEEVKTSLEGGDNVYLRGFGSFIIKTRAEKTGRNISKNTTIKIPAHNIPAFKPAKVFVEGVKTNVSVD; the protein is encoded by the coding sequence ATGACTAAAGCTGATATCGTAGCGAAAGTTTCTGAGAAACTGGGTATCGAAAAGAATGACGTACAAGCGACTATTGAATCTTTTATGGAGGAAGTAAAAACTTCATTAGAAGGAGGAGATAACGTGTACTTAAGAGGATTCGGTAGCTTTATAATCAAAACTAGAGCCGAGAAGACTGGTAGAAATATTTCAAAAAATACAACTATCAAGATTCCAGCACATAATATTCCAGCGTTCAAGCCTGCTAAAGTATTTGTAGAAGGTGTAAAAACGAACGTTAGTGTAGACTAA
- a CDS encoding T9SS type A sorting domain-containing protein, producing MKNAIKLLAAFAILVTSIQVNATGLNNPPKTSAESLVLKTDGEVVYLNLLNLDQSPINVVVRDAMGRIVFTETIEETKTVHKAFNFTKAFKGTYYVKVKDGDKSYTKEVVIG from the coding sequence ATGAAAAATGCAATCAAATTACTAGCAGCCTTTGCGATTTTAGTAACAAGCATTCAAGTTAATGCTACAGGATTAAACAATCCTCCTAAGACATCTGCAGAGAGCTTAGTTTTAAAAACAGACGGAGAGGTCGTGTATCTTAACCTACTTAACCTTGACCAAAGCCCTATAAACGTAGTAGTACGTGACGCAATGGGACGTATTGTTTTTACAGAAACTATTGAAGAGACAAAAACCGTACACAAGGCTTTTAACTTTACTAAAGCTTTCAAGGGTACGTATTATGTAAAAGTAAAAGACGGTGACAAGAGTTACACCAAAGAGGTGGTTATCGGATAA